ACGATCGAATCGGATGGGGAGGCCAAAGCGGCAATTTCCAGTTGGGTGGTGGGTTGACCATCGACtggtgaggttgaggtcTCGGCGGGTGTAGGGTCTACCCAGACTGTTTCAGTCACATAATTGGTCTCGACAATCTGACGTTCAGCGAGGTCTGAGAATAAAAACAGTATAGGAACATCAGTCTTGTTAGGTTTTCGGGTGGAcaaaagagggaaagagggaaaacATGATTTTCATACTCACCACCATGTGTAGCATTTCTCGAACGCCTTTCAAAGGAATTACCATGTTTCTTACTCATTGCCATGGGTAAGACCTGGAGCAACGATAAGGCTGCTACCAACTTCATTCTCATAGGTTATATTGTATGTTATGTTATATTGACAAATGACCTGGATATATTGGGTATGAGTGATGTTTATATGACAGTATGAAGTGGAGATCAGGTTCAACTTGATTATGTTACTTTGTAAAAGGAATGACTGGAGTCAGAGAGTATAGCTTAGGGTGAAAAGGATAACAAGGGGAGGAATGAAtaaagtgaagaaagaaaggttgaatgatgacAATCCGTTATGTATATGTTCGAGAACCACGGATCCACGAGctcggtgaaggtgaaggtgaaagggaGGCAGCACTGTACACTCCGTTCAACGGATACGACAGCGGTGATTTTGACGGACAGACAAAAGAACAGGGGTAAGGAAAAGTAAATTAACAAAACATGTGTGTAGAAAGGTAAGAAGATTAAGCAAGGGCTTCCTTTACGCCTTCATAATCcatgatcgatgatctgcATGCCAGTACGACACCGACCCTCTGGAATATCGCCTTGGCATTGTATTtaggaagaggatgatcgaaCATGAGTAAGGGAAACAAAAAGGAATTTCAGACTAAATGTAATGTTAGTGCTCGGACCGACGGACACCGTGAAAACAATCGCGTCTTAGCGGGTTAGCGTGTAATTGTTGGGCTGAAACACCCAACTGTCCAAGCGTGTTTCAGATCACAACATACATAGATTACAATAAGAAGACAATATCCTCGGTCATGCATAGTCATGAGTATGAGGCAAtgccatcttgatcagaGCTTACACAAATGCCTGGGGGCCTTACATGCTACGAAGGTGGAGGTGTGGTGATCATCAAGCGTATGCGTTTCATTCATCTATATACGATCTAACAACCCAACtcctacttcttctcttcctcacctaTCTGCCCATCCGCCCTACGTGTCACTATCTTATCTACGATACCAAATTCCACAGCCTCATCCGCAGTCATAAAGTAATCTCTTTCCAGTGCCTTTTCAAACCTTTCTCTGGCCGTATCCCTCTGTTCGTCCGGCCTCGTACAGTGATCGGCATATATGTCGGTCAAGGCTGATCGAATACGTAAGATCTCCTTGGCATGCAGAGCAATGTCGGAAGCTTGGCCTTGGGCTCCGCCGGATGGTTCTATGAGTGATACAGTCATCAGCGGCCAGCGCAATTTTGCTCGATTGACAACGTTGCGTCGTCTTCTCTTCATACGGTTGGAGTAATTCATGGAGATTCTCCATCCCAATTTATACCTTCGAACACTAGACCCATTCCCCAAACCCTGTTTGCTTTACAAGAGAGATTAGACCACTCACGATGTATCATAACACTACTATTCTTCAATGCATATCGATGACCTTTCTCTCCTCCAGCTAAGAGCAAACTACCCATACTTGCCGCCTGACCCAAACAGAATGTATGTACAGGTGGAGATATATATTGCATGGTATCGTATATCGCCAATCCGGAAGTCACGACTCCTCCTGGTGAGTTGATGTACAACTTGATGGGTCGAGAGggatcttcagcttcgagaAATAGGAGTTGGGCGGTTAAGAGGGTAGAATCGACGGAATTTACCTGAAATGGTCAAGATATACTATCAGTATATGGCGCTTTTGAGTACCATTGAGCCTCAGGTATAACAAGATTGAGCCGCATCATATTGACTTCATTGACGCTTTCGGAAAGTCGTAACTTACTGGTCCCAGGAATATTACTCGTTCCCTCAACAGTCTCGAGTATATATCATAGCTTCTTTCACCTCTAGCCTAGATCATCGGAGAagtatatcagctgctgTTTCTTGTCAGTTGAAGCAACAGGTAGCTGAACAACCTTCTACTAACTCACAGTCTGTTCAACAACAATCGGTACCAGACTATCTCTCACTGCAGGATTCGAAGCTTGATCAGGGAACAGATTTTGCTCGGAAGAGGCTGTCGGTATGAATCCAAAGCTCCTTGACCTGACTGTCCTGGATGGACCGGCAACTGCGGCTTGTCGTAGGACCGAGCTGGCTATCCTTGACATTGTAGGTGATTTCTGATGAGACTAGGAAGGTGATTTACAATCGAAACACATTAGCTTTTTGTTCTTGAACAGCTGCTGTCAGAAGTGGAGGAtagatcgatatcaacaacgTGTTGCTGCCTGGTAGAATGCCACATACGCTAATATTCCGTTAATTCCGATTGGTGGTCAGCTTGTCGGAATGGGCCGCATCTGTGTTGCCATTAGAGTAACGTTAACATCCCATTTTGATTCGATGTGGTCGGATGGTGCATGGTGGTGCGAAACAACGAATTCACATCCATCTACAACTGACAATCATCCTATAGACTGCTACAACCACTGCTTCACTACTCGACTCGCAAAGATGTCCATGCTCCTCCGATCTGCCCCTCTCCGAGCTGCCAGGGCCCTCCCAGTAGCCAGACAACAAGTCAGAAACGTCCATTTCGAGAACGTCGTTGACCAGTGAGTTTGGAGTTCGGTTCCGACATCAACATGACACACACATGTTATACATTTCCCATATATACTCTCATGAATGAAGAATTCACTGACATACTTGGATACTACTTACGTAGCACCCTCCCAACCAACGTTACCAACAAACCATGGTTAGCTATCAAAATGATCGTCTTCACCACTTTGGGTTTCGGTACTCCCTTCTTCGCTGCTAAATGGCAAATGTGAGTTTGGAAGGCATTTCACGTAGATTTTAGCTgctgatatactgatatggATCTGTGGTCGTAGGTCAAAATCCGGTGCCGCATAAATACGTCTTATGAAGATAGCTCCATAGTAGGGAATTGGATCAAGATATCTCGTTCTTAGCTATTGGTAGTATTGTCATGAGGTCATGCATTGGATAGAATGGGATAAGATGAGACGAACTGGAACAGCAGGCGTTatcagaagagagagattggGAGGCAAGACCAAGGAAAGGAACGTTAGACGAGGTATTTGTTGAGTCAATGCCGATCGCGTTGAATCCTCTGCCCCGCCAGCGGGGAATCACCCTTCCGATGACATCGGCGAAGCGTATTCAAAGGTCATCGCGATCAACTACTAACACGATGACTTCTCGAGAATCATCAGACTACAGACTACAGACTATCAAATAAGGCGTTGAAACGTCTGGTCCATACTCGATCGTGGAACTGCGAATTTCGCGATTCCCTTCCTTTATAAGACTTGAAACCATTCCTCACCCCATTATTTCCTTTCAGCACTGTCCCAAGCTCGTCGAATAATGCACAAACAGTTGCCTCTTCCCATAAGATGACACcggtatatatatactacTAACCAttatactgatatatcattcgAACCAACCTTCCTAACTTACCAAGAAATTATACTGAATCAACCGTATTTTACGTATAATAATGATCGAGGGAGTAATCAAGATCACACCAACCTGTACGGTCTCCGAAGACGATACGATCGCTCTATCCGTAGACACCCGTTTAGCTAAACCCACTCGGGGACGGTCTAGCACTAGATCACAATGGGGTACGAGCAATCGCGAGAAGTTCCTCGACAGTTTACAGGAAGCGCTTGAGATCGCAGGTAACAGTCGATTGTCCCAATTCAGTCGTGAGAGTACTCTCCCGGAATTTGCAGAAATTGGTTGGAACGAAGAAGCGTTGAATCGTTCTTGGACTTACGATGTCGATTCGATTGTCCGAGCTGGTATTGATCATCTACAGAGCCAAAATAACATAAGGGTTGAAAGAGCTTTACcggaggaggagaggattGGGTCAAGATTGAATTGGGATAGGGCTTTGAAGCGGGATTTCCAGACTGGATTcgaatgatgagaagaaatatcaagatttccaattgaagatgatctacAATGATTTAATCAGAAGGTCGCAATCCTCGGGAAATGACGTCAACGATAATGGGAAACGCGGACAAGGCTCGACTTCGAGCACTATTGAAGACTCTGTTGAACTTCACGCTCAGCTTGCTCAAAATACTTTGTTCGCTACTGTTCCCACATTTGCAACCATCGCCGTTCCGACTTATTCCTTATCTGCAATTATACCGCCTATTTCGAGCGGCAATGACGATAATATCGTAGATATCGAGTCTATGAGTTTTCAATTTCTTAATATACTTGGTAAATACGGTGAAGGCACTTATTTAGAGAATGATATCAAcctcgaagaagatgcaTCGCTCATCAGCCAAGCGTTGAAAGGTGCATTTGAGACCGCCTCTATCTTGAGGAACTATCAaaatggagaggaaggaaagaattATCGAAAGAGTGATTTAGAGAGTATCCTAAAGAGGATGACTGTCACATCGTATCATGGTGAATTGACTAAACCAAGCGATTTATTGTTATACTCCGGTGTGAAAGAAACTTCCACTGAAaatggggatga
The nucleotide sequence above comes from Kwoniella europaea PYCC6329 chromosome 1, complete sequence. Encoded proteins:
- a CDS encoding ATP-dependent Clp endopeptidase, proteolytic subunit ClpP, producing the protein MSRIASSVLRQAAVAGPSRTVRSRSFGFIPTASSEQNLFPDQASNPAVRDSLVPIVVEQTARGERSYDIYSRLLRERVIFLGPVNSVDSTLLTAQLLFLEAEDPSRPIKLYINSPGGVVTSGLAIYDTMQYISPPVHTFCLGQAASMGSLLLAGGEKGHRYALKNSSVMIHQPSGGAQGQASDIALHAKEILRIRSALTDIYADHCTRPDEQRDTARERFEKALERDYFMTADEAVEFGIVDKIVTRRADGQIGEEEKK